One window of Tepidanaerobacter acetatoxydans Re1 genomic DNA carries:
- the frr gene encoding ribosome recycling factor encodes MENQMNEVLVNLKSEFTTIRAGRASAALLDKIYVDYYGSPTPVNQVASVSVPEPKMILIQPWDLKMLGVIEKAILKSDLGLTPNNDGKVIRLILPELTAERRQELVKLSKKKAEEAKVSIRNIRREYNDVLKKMEKNREISEDDLKRSQEEIQKITDKYIDEVEKILANKEKDIMEV; translated from the coding sequence ATGGAAAACCAAATGAATGAGGTATTGGTAAATTTAAAGTCGGAGTTTACCACTATAAGAGCCGGTAGGGCATCTGCAGCACTTCTTGATAAAATATATGTAGATTATTACGGTTCGCCCACTCCTGTAAATCAAGTTGCTTCTGTCAGTGTCCCGGAACCTAAAATGATTCTAATACAGCCGTGGGACTTAAAAATGCTTGGGGTCATAGAGAAGGCTATTTTAAAGTCAGATCTTGGCCTTACGCCAAATAACGATGGTAAGGTTATAAGACTGATTCTACCGGAACTGACCGCTGAAAGAAGACAGGAACTTGTAAAATTATCTAAGAAAAAAGCCGAAGAGGCCAAAGTATCCATTAGAAATATTCGCAGAGAATATAATGATGTTTTAAAGAAGATGGAAAAAAACAGAGAAATTTCCGAGGATGATTTAAAGCGTTCACAGGAAGAAATTCAAAAAATAACCGATAAATACATAGATGAAGTTGAAAAGATATTAGCTAATAAGGAAAAAGACATAATGGAAGTATAA
- a CDS encoding isoprenyl transferase: MSMNDSKPMLEKLKMHNMPKHIAIIMDGNGRWAESKSLPRIAGHWAGAETLKNIVSTCSKLKIQILTVFAFSSENWKRPAEEVNSLMNLLLYYLKKEVEELHRNNIRIIVTGDWEELPDKVAKQIKKSIIITQNNSGLVLNIALNYGARKEILLACKNICSDVLKGDLIIDKIDEERFNKYLYTHDLPDPDLLIRPSGELRISNFLLWQIAYTELWFTEIFWPEFKPEDLLKAIYDYQARERRFGGLKKQSR, from the coding sequence ATGTCTATGAATGATTCTAAACCTATGTTAGAGAAATTAAAAATGCATAATATGCCAAAACATATTGCTATAATAATGGACGGCAACGGACGGTGGGCAGAAAGTAAGAGCCTTCCCAGAATAGCTGGCCATTGGGCAGGAGCCGAAACGCTTAAGAATATTGTAAGCACTTGTTCAAAATTAAAAATCCAAATTTTAACCGTATTTGCATTTTCGTCTGAGAACTGGAAAAGGCCTGCTGAAGAAGTAAATTCATTAATGAATCTTTTATTGTATTATCTAAAAAAAGAGGTTGAAGAATTACACCGAAATAATATAAGAATTATTGTAACTGGTGATTGGGAAGAGTTACCTGATAAAGTTGCTAAACAAATTAAAAAAAGCATAATAATAACACAGAATAATTCCGGACTTGTTTTGAATATTGCATTGAATTATGGTGCTCGTAAAGAAATATTATTGGCTTGCAAGAATATATGCAGTGATGTTTTAAAAGGCGATCTGATTATTGATAAAATCGATGAAGAGCGATTTAATAAGTATTTATATACTCATGATTTACCGGATCCGGATTTATTGATAAGACCCAGTGGTGAGTTACGGATAAGCAATTTTTTACTCTGGCAAATTGCTTATACTGAATTATGGTTTACGGAAATATTTTGGCCCGAGTTTAAACCGGAGGATCTGTTAAAAGCTATATATGATTATCAAGCACGCGAACGAAGATTTGGAGGGCTAAAAAAACAAAGCAGGTGA
- a CDS encoding phosphatidate cytidylyltransferase, translated as MLIRTISAIIGMLILGYGINTGGWFFYIGITVLNLCAIYELYNALQKADIHINFILNSVFAVVLLYFVNFSYKFDFILVYFSIVLILILTFLFSLINNFHSRLSDAVFSVFSFVYTALLFMSIILARNLPNGTNLTWWIFVTIWACDTGAFFAGIWWGRIPLAPNISPKKTLEGSLGGILLSVIVCTIFKIYFLPEISNLYAVILGFLIAFASQAGDLSASLIKRYCKIKDFSNIIPGHGGILDRLDSALFSFPVAYIYIILLLQKGGLQ; from the coding sequence ATGCTTATAAGAACTATAAGTGCTATTATCGGTATGCTGATATTGGGATATGGTATAAATACTGGTGGTTGGTTCTTTTATATAGGGATAACTGTTCTAAACTTATGTGCTATTTATGAACTTTATAATGCCTTACAAAAAGCAGATATACATATAAATTTCATTTTAAATTCAGTTTTTGCAGTTGTGCTATTATATTTTGTTAATTTTTCTTATAAATTCGATTTTATCTTAGTTTATTTTTCTATAGTATTAATACTCATATTGACATTTTTATTTAGTTTAATAAATAATTTTCACAGCCGTTTAAGTGATGCTGTTTTTAGTGTATTTTCATTTGTATATACCGCACTCTTATTTATGAGCATTATACTAGCCAGGAATCTTCCTAACGGAACGAACTTAACTTGGTGGATATTTGTTACAATTTGGGCTTGTGATACAGGAGCTTTTTTTGCCGGTATTTGGTGGGGCAGAATACCTCTAGCGCCAAATATTAGTCCGAAAAAAACTTTAGAAGGAAGCTTAGGCGGTATTTTATTAAGTGTAATAGTATGCACTATTTTCAAAATATATTTTCTGCCGGAAATAAGCAATCTATATGCTGTGATATTAGGTTTTTTAATCGCATTTGCTTCTCAAGCAGGTGATTTATCGGCTTCTTTAATTAAACGGTATTGCAAGATTAAGGATTTTTCAAATATCATTCCCGGTCATGGAGGAATTCTTGACAGATTAGACAGTGCTCTTTTCTCTTTTCCTGTGGCATATATTTATATTATATTATTACTTCAAAAAGGTGGTCTCCAATGA
- the ytvI gene encoding sporulation integral membrane protein YtvI, which translates to MKIKTTYTPIVFLILAIIFTSLIIVLALKHLLPLVIGIILAILIDPIVSFIERKTGFTRGVITAIVLTAIFCGLGYVFFLIIARFTFELARLINLIPYQRDYFNTILDKVFLFINSFFSRIPEEILTYVKANLNQILSTITGSISDFYSLLVNKIWMVPNLFVSAFAIIVFVFLFTYFLTKDKDKIIEAIKNLFPEQFQEQVKLLQVEIIFSFFRLIKAQIILVIISAVITVIGFYILRVDYALILGIICGLLDIMPLFGPSLIFIPWIIYSIIVHNINFAVGLLLLYVIIIGSRQILQAKVIGQNLDVDPLLTLISIYLGIEMLGWKGLFIGPLVVVVVRALIHSGIIPPLTKTTKKV; encoded by the coding sequence ATGAAAATAAAAACCACTTATACCCCGATCGTTTTTCTAATCCTTGCTATAATTTTCACTTCACTAATCATTGTTTTAGCCTTAAAACATTTACTGCCGTTAGTTATAGGGATAATTTTAGCCATATTGATTGATCCCATAGTAAGTTTCATTGAAAGAAAAACAGGCTTTACCAGAGGTGTAATTACTGCGATAGTCCTTACTGCGATATTCTGTGGATTAGGCTATGTTTTTTTTCTTATAATCGCACGCTTTACTTTTGAACTAGCAAGGCTTATAAATCTTATACCTTACCAGCGCGATTATTTTAACACTATTTTAGATAAGGTTTTTCTATTTATAAATAGCTTTTTTTCAAGGATTCCCGAAGAAATATTGACATATGTAAAAGCAAACTTAAATCAAATATTGTCAACAATTACAGGTTCGATATCGGATTTTTATAGTCTTTTAGTTAATAAGATATGGATGGTTCCTAATTTATTTGTTAGCGCCTTTGCCATAATAGTATTTGTGTTTTTATTTACTTATTTTTTGACCAAGGACAAGGATAAAATCATAGAAGCTATAAAGAACTTATTTCCAGAGCAGTTTCAGGAGCAGGTAAAATTACTCCAAGTCGAAATTATATTCTCCTTTTTTAGATTGATAAAAGCACAAATAATTTTAGTTATTATTTCTGCAGTTATAACCGTTATCGGCTTTTATATTTTAAGAGTAGATTATGCGCTAATTTTAGGGATAATTTGCGGGCTATTGGATATAATGCCTTTGTTTGGGCCCAGCTTAATATTCATACCGTGGATTATTTATTCGATTATTGTTCATAATATAAATTTCGCTGTGGGTTTGTTGCTATTATATGTTATAATTATTGGAAGCAGACAGATTTTGCAAGCCAAAGTAATCGGTCAGAATCTTGACGTAGATCCCTTGTTAACTTTAATCTCCATCTATCTGGGGATAGAAATGCTGGGTTGGAAAGGATTATTTATAGGACCTTTGGTAGTTGTCGTAGTTAGAGCTCTGATTCATTCAGGAATAATACCTCCATTGACTAAAACTACAAAGAAAGTATAA
- the rseP gene encoding RIP metalloprotease RseP: protein MEILLTLVTSIIVFGMLVFFHEFGHFIFAKLSDIKVNEFSLGFGPQILKIKLKETEYFIRALPFGGYVKMEGEDSKTTDPRAFNNKPALVRMGVVLAGPIMNFLLAVLLLAIISFSSGIATTSVTVIPGEPAEQAGIRNGDQIYAINNEKVNSWDEIVDIISNKPYEEINITVLRNGDFISYKVNTAAEPQTQRGIIGIKTVVVKHSLSKSLGFGVEKTFWISKMILVGLSQMITGNAKVDVVGPVGMFQIVGEAAKVGIFQLLYIAALISINLGLFNLFPIPALDGGRAIFLLLELLRGKSIDQEKEGLIHFIGFALLMFLMIVVLFKDIKELDLINLMKQFWLKMQ from the coding sequence GTGGAAATATTGCTAACCTTAGTTACTTCGATAATAGTTTTTGGTATGCTTGTTTTTTTTCATGAATTCGGTCACTTCATTTTTGCAAAATTATCTGATATAAAGGTTAATGAATTCAGCCTAGGTTTTGGACCACAAATATTAAAAATAAAGCTGAAAGAAACTGAGTATTTCATACGGGCACTTCCTTTTGGCGGTTACGTAAAAATGGAGGGAGAAGATTCTAAAACTACTGATCCCAGAGCTTTTAACAATAAACCAGCATTAGTAAGAATGGGTGTTGTATTAGCGGGGCCTATAATGAATTTTCTTCTAGCTGTACTTTTACTGGCAATTATTAGTTTTTCTTCAGGGATTGCTACAACAAGCGTTACAGTTATCCCTGGGGAACCGGCTGAACAAGCTGGAATCCGCAATGGAGATCAAATATATGCTATAAATAATGAAAAGGTTAACTCCTGGGATGAAATAGTAGATATAATTAGTAATAAACCGTATGAAGAAATAAACATAACGGTGCTTAGAAATGGCGATTTTATTTCATATAAAGTAAATACAGCGGCAGAGCCACAGACACAGCGAGGAATTATAGGCATTAAAACTGTTGTAGTCAAACATTCTTTGAGTAAGAGTCTTGGGTTTGGAGTCGAAAAGACTTTTTGGATTTCAAAAATGATATTGGTAGGTCTATCTCAAATGATAACTGGTAACGCAAAAGTCGATGTGGTAGGCCCTGTAGGAATGTTTCAAATAGTAGGTGAAGCAGCTAAGGTAGGTATTTTTCAACTTTTATATATCGCAGCTCTAATAAGTATAAATTTAGGATTATTTAATCTTTTTCCTATTCCTGCCCTAGATGGCGGTCGAGCCATTTTCTTGTTATTAGAGCTTTTAAGAGGCAAATCAATTGATCAAGAAAAAGAAGGCTTAATACATTTTATTGGATTTGCTTTATTGATGTTTTTAATGATAGTAGTTTTATTCAAAGATATAAAGGAACTGGATTTGATAAATTTGATGAAACAGTTTTGGTTAAAAATGCAATAA
- the ispG gene encoding flavodoxin-dependent (E)-4-hydroxy-3-methylbut-2-enyl-diphosphate synthase — MNNYGIKDRRKSKKIMVSNVGIGGDSSISVQSMTNTKTYDVKSTIQQIHALEEYGCDIIRVAVPDQESAEAISKIKRQIHIPLVADIQFDYRLAIESIRQGADAIRINPGNIGDAERVREIVQLAKAYQIPIRIGVNSGSIEKDLLHKYGKPTPEAMVESALRHIEILENMNFSDIVVSLKSSDVLSNILAYKMMALKVDYPLHLGITEAGTLINGTVKSSVGLGILLYEGIGDTIRVSLTGEPSDEVKVGIEILKSLNLREGGINLISCPTCGRTEVDLISIAKEIEEKLANVKKPLKVAVMGCIVNGPGEAKEADIGIAGGKKKVAIFKKGEIIKTVSEEDAVSELIREINEIVNI, encoded by the coding sequence ATGAATAATTACGGTATAAAAGATAGACGTAAGTCTAAAAAAATTATGGTTAGTAATGTCGGTATTGGAGGGGACAGCTCCATCAGCGTTCAGTCCATGACAAATACAAAGACATATGATGTAAAAAGTACCATACAACAGATACATGCTTTAGAAGAATATGGCTGTGATATTATCAGGGTAGCTGTCCCGGATCAAGAAAGTGCTGAAGCTATATCCAAGATAAAAAGGCAAATTCATATACCCTTAGTGGCAGATATCCAGTTTGATTATCGTTTGGCGATTGAATCCATTAGGCAGGGTGCCGATGCTATCAGAATAAATCCAGGAAACATCGGTGATGCCGAAAGGGTCAGGGAGATTGTTCAGCTAGCCAAAGCTTATCAAATACCTATCAGAATAGGTGTCAATTCAGGGTCCATTGAAAAGGATTTACTTCACAAGTATGGCAAACCCACACCTGAAGCAATGGTCGAAAGTGCGTTAAGACATATTGAAATTTTAGAGAACATGAATTTTAGCGATATAGTAGTTTCACTTAAGTCTTCTGACGTGCTTTCAAATATATTGGCATACAAAATGATGGCTCTGAAAGTAGATTACCCTTTGCACTTGGGTATAACAGAAGCCGGAACATTAATAAACGGTACAGTAAAGTCTTCAGTAGGTTTAGGGATTTTATTGTATGAAGGAATTGGTGACACAATTCGAGTATCTTTGACAGGGGAACCGTCAGATGAGGTAAAAGTGGGCATTGAAATATTAAAAAGCTTAAATTTAAGAGAAGGCGGAATAAATTTGATTTCATGTCCAACATGTGGTAGAACTGAAGTTGATTTAATCAGTATAGCAAAAGAAATTGAAGAAAAGCTTGCCAATGTGAAAAAGCCACTGAAGGTAGCAGTTATGGGGTGCATAGTAAACGGCCCGGGTGAAGCCAAAGAAGCAGATATCGGTATTGCAGGCGGCAAAAAAAAGGTTGCAATATTTAAAAAGGGTGAGATAATAAAGACTGTATCTGAAGAAGATGCTGTTTCAGAGCTTATTCGAGAAATAAATGAGATAGTGAACATCTAA
- the proS gene encoding proline--tRNA ligase, producing MENDFVKEITPKTEDFSQWYVDVILKAELADYSPVRGCMVIRPYGYALWENIQQLLDDRFKATGHKNAYFPLFIPESLLQKEAEHVEGFAPEVAWVTHGGNEKLAERLAVRPTSETIICNMYSKWIKSWRDLPVLINQWCNVVRWEKSTKPFLRTAEFLWQEGHTAHRTKEDAEEEALRMLEVYRDFVETDLALPVIKGEKSDNEKFAGASKTYTIEALMSDGRALQAGTSHNLGQHFAKAYDITFLDQDGQLKYVWQTSWGITTRLIGAIVMVHGDDRGLKIPPTIAPIQAVIVPIFGRQTELVLNKTNEIFTKLKSEVRIELDDRDEYTPGWKFNEWEMRGVPVRIEIGPKDIQRQQVVLVRRDTGEKFTVSESELLPRLKTLLDEIQENMFNQAKRFMRENIRKVDNFDEFKQIIDTKRGFIKTHWCGNPGCEKYVKEETGATLRCIPFSEQSTLGRCIVCNKESNIIAYFAKSY from the coding sequence ATGGAAAATGACTTTGTAAAGGAAATAACACCAAAAACTGAAGATTTTTCACAGTGGTATGTTGATGTGATACTTAAAGCCGAACTGGCAGATTACTCACCTGTTAGAGGTTGTATGGTTATAAGGCCTTATGGCTATGCCTTGTGGGAAAATATACAGCAGTTATTAGATGATCGTTTTAAAGCTACTGGCCATAAAAACGCGTATTTTCCTCTCTTCATTCCAGAATCTCTTCTTCAAAAAGAAGCCGAACATGTAGAAGGTTTTGCTCCGGAAGTGGCTTGGGTTACTCACGGAGGAAACGAAAAGCTAGCCGAACGTTTGGCGGTAAGACCTACTTCCGAAACTATAATATGTAATATGTATTCTAAATGGATAAAATCCTGGCGAGACCTGCCAGTTCTAATAAATCAATGGTGTAATGTAGTTAGATGGGAAAAAAGCACGAAGCCATTTTTACGTACTGCTGAATTTTTGTGGCAAGAGGGGCATACAGCACACAGGACTAAAGAAGATGCCGAAGAAGAAGCTTTAAGGATGCTTGAAGTTTATAGAGATTTCGTAGAAACAGATTTGGCACTACCCGTAATAAAAGGTGAAAAGTCAGATAATGAAAAATTTGCCGGTGCTTCTAAGACATATACTATAGAAGCATTGATGAGTGACGGAAGAGCTCTTCAAGCGGGAACATCTCATAATTTAGGCCAGCATTTTGCTAAAGCTTATGATATTACTTTTTTAGATCAGGACGGCCAGCTTAAGTATGTTTGGCAGACATCATGGGGTATTACTACTCGATTAATTGGTGCCATTGTTATGGTCCATGGCGATGACCGTGGTTTAAAAATTCCTCCAACTATAGCACCTATACAAGCAGTTATTGTACCGATTTTTGGCAGACAAACTGAATTAGTGTTAAATAAAACCAATGAAATTTTTACTAAACTTAAAAGTGAAGTAAGAATTGAGCTTGATGATCGCGATGAATATACGCCAGGATGGAAATTTAATGAATGGGAAATGCGGGGAGTTCCGGTTCGTATTGAGATAGGTCCAAAAGATATTCAAAGACAGCAGGTGGTTCTTGTGAGAAGAGACACAGGAGAAAAATTTACTGTAAGTGAATCTGAGTTACTGCCCCGCTTAAAAACCCTATTGGATGAAATACAAGAAAACATGTTTAATCAAGCTAAAAGATTCATGCGGGAAAACATCAGGAAAGTTGATAATTTTGATGAGTTTAAACAAATAATAGATACGAAAAGAGGTTTTATAAAAACACATTGGTGCGGAAATCCAGGATGTGAAAAATATGTAAAGGAAGAAACCGGAGCCACTCTCAGGTGTATCCCTTTTTCTGAACAATCAACTTTAGGACGATGCATAGTATGTAATAAAGAATCGAATATTATTGCTTATTTTGCAAAATCCTATTAA